From the Flavimarina sp. Hel_I_48 genome, one window contains:
- the lon gene encoding endopeptidase La, whose protein sequence is MARTKFTDIDSLSLQDFDGDAELIPLMTPEDEDEINREELPETLPILPLRNTVLFPGVVIPITAGRDMSIELINQANKGNKIIGVVSQKDENVENPGPEDINSIGVVARILRVLKMPDGNVTVIIQGKKRFSVAEVITEKPYLVATVREVPEARPAEDSKEFGAIIDSIKEQALKIIKESPNIPSEAGFAIKNIESNSFLINFVSSNMSLNVEEKQKLLEINDLQERAMQTLRHMNTEMQKLELRNDIQSRVHNDMSQQQREYFLHQQMKTIQEELGGVSQEDELDELREKAKSKKWDDKVKKHFDKELSKMQRMNPQVAEYSIQRNYLDLFVDLPWNKFSKDKFDLKRAQRILDRDHYGLEDVKRRIIEYLAVLKLRNDMKSPILCLYGPPGVGKTSLGKSVAEALGREYVRMSLGGLRDEAEIRGHRKTYIGAMPGRIIQSLKKAGTSNPVFVLDEIDKLNTSHQGDPSPALLEVLDPEQNSEFHDNFLEMGFDLSKVMFIATANNLNTIQPALRDRMEIINVTGYTIEEKVEIAKRHLLPKQLEEHGVAKDQLKISKPNLERIVEGYTRESGVRGLEKQIAKMVRYAAKNLAMEEEYVSKITPTEIMDVLGSPKMERDKYENNDVAGVVTGLAWTQVGGDILFIESILSKGKGNLNITGNLGKVMKESATIAMEYIKSNAEEIGLDPGIFEKYNVHIHVPEGATPKDGPSAGITMLTSLVSLFTQRKVKKDIAMTGEITLRGKVLPVGGIKEKILAAKRARIKEIMMCKENERDIKEIKQEYLKGLKFHYVNDMSEVLEIALTKEKVKNPKIL, encoded by the coding sequence ATGGCTAGAACAAAATTTACAGATATTGACAGTTTGTCATTGCAGGACTTTGATGGAGATGCAGAATTGATCCCGTTGATGACACCAGAAGATGAAGATGAAATAAACCGTGAAGAACTACCAGAAACCCTTCCCATATTGCCTTTGCGCAATACTGTGCTTTTTCCCGGGGTGGTGATACCCATTACCGCTGGCCGCGATATGTCTATTGAATTGATCAACCAGGCGAATAAAGGCAATAAGATTATAGGCGTAGTTTCACAAAAAGATGAAAATGTAGAAAACCCCGGTCCTGAGGATATCAATTCCATTGGGGTGGTCGCACGTATTTTGCGTGTGCTAAAAATGCCTGATGGTAACGTGACCGTTATCATTCAAGGTAAAAAGCGTTTTAGTGTTGCTGAGGTAATTACCGAAAAGCCCTATCTTGTTGCCACCGTACGCGAAGTTCCAGAAGCGCGGCCCGCTGAAGACAGTAAAGAGTTTGGTGCGATAATAGATTCCATCAAGGAACAGGCGCTTAAGATCATTAAGGAATCCCCTAACATTCCCAGTGAGGCCGGTTTTGCGATCAAGAACATAGAGAGTAATTCGTTCCTTATCAATTTTGTAAGCTCAAACATGAGCCTCAATGTGGAGGAAAAACAAAAATTACTGGAGATCAATGACCTGCAGGAACGTGCTATGCAGACCTTGCGCCATATGAATACCGAAATGCAGAAACTAGAGCTGCGCAACGATATTCAGAGCCGCGTGCACAACGATATGAGTCAGCAACAGCGGGAGTATTTCCTGCACCAGCAAATGAAAACCATTCAGGAAGAACTGGGCGGTGTTTCCCAGGAGGATGAGCTTGACGAACTACGGGAGAAGGCGAAGTCAAAAAAATGGGATGATAAGGTCAAAAAGCACTTTGATAAGGAGTTATCGAAGATGCAGCGCATGAATCCGCAGGTTGCGGAATACAGTATCCAACGCAACTATCTTGATCTTTTTGTAGATCTTCCCTGGAACAAATTCAGCAAGGATAAATTTGATCTTAAACGTGCGCAACGCATTTTAGATCGGGATCACTACGGTCTGGAAGATGTTAAAAGACGAATCATAGAATATCTGGCCGTGCTAAAACTGCGGAACGATATGAAATCTCCCATTTTATGCCTGTACGGACCTCCAGGTGTGGGTAAAACCAGTTTGGGAAAATCTGTCGCAGAAGCACTGGGGCGCGAGTATGTACGCATGAGCCTTGGCGGACTGCGGGATGAGGCAGAAATTCGCGGTCACCGTAAAACGTATATAGGTGCCATGCCCGGCCGAATTATTCAGAGTTTGAAAAAAGCGGGTACGAGCAATCCTGTTTTTGTTCTGGATGAGATCGATAAATTGAATACTTCCCATCAGGGGGATCCTTCTCCCGCGTTGCTGGAAGTATTGGACCCTGAGCAAAACAGCGAGTTTCATGATAACTTCTTAGAAATGGGATTTGACCTTTCTAAAGTTATGTTTATCGCTACCGCAAACAACCTGAATACCATACAGCCCGCGCTTCGCGACCGTATGGAAATCATAAATGTCACCGGTTATACCATTGAGGAAAAAGTGGAAATAGCGAAACGTCACTTGCTTCCCAAACAATTGGAAGAACATGGAGTCGCAAAAGACCAGTTGAAAATATCCAAACCCAATCTTGAGCGCATCGTAGAAGGATATACCCGAGAATCTGGCGTGCGTGGACTGGAAAAACAAATCGCAAAAATGGTGCGTTACGCAGCCAAAAACCTGGCGATGGAAGAGGAGTATGTCTCTAAAATCACACCAACCGAAATTATGGATGTATTGGGTTCTCCTAAAATGGAACGCGATAAATATGAGAACAATGACGTTGCCGGTGTAGTTACCGGGCTTGCCTGGACACAGGTAGGTGGTGATATTCTTTTTATAGAATCCATCCTTTCTAAAGGGAAAGGGAACCTTAATATTACAGGTAACCTGGGGAAGGTGATGAAAGAAAGCGCCACCATTGCCATGGAATACATTAAGAGCAACGCGGAAGAGATTGGCCTTGATCCAGGTATTTTTGAAAAGTACAATGTACATATTCACGTGCCGGAAGGAGCAACCCCTAAAGATGGACCAAGTGCGGGAATTACGATGCTGACGTCATTAGTGTCATTGTTCACGCAGCGCAAAGTGAAAAAAGATATCGCGATGACCGGTGAAATCACCCTTCGTGGAAAAGTACTTCCCGTAGGCGGAATCAAGGAGAAAATCCTTGCCGCAAAAAGGGCACGCATCAAGGAAATTATGATGTGCAAAGAAAACGAGCGTGACATAAAAGAGATTAAGCAAGAATATCTTAAGGGACTTAAGTTTCACTACGTGAACGATATGAGCGAAGTACTTGAAATCGCACTTACAAAAGAAAAAGTAAAAAACCCAAAGATCTTGTAA
- a CDS encoding RNA polymerase sigma factor: MTLTHLDIEVLLQRCLNKEQAAQLEVYDRYYKAMYNTSLRIVKDSAEAEDVMQESFLIAFTKLETFKGEASFGSWLKRIVVNTSISAYRKKLRLAEVPLDNSLYKLEDEPAATPCDTSVLEVQQVMNSMNALKENYRIVLSLHLIEGYDYKEVSAILKISYANCRTMISRAKESLRNKLATS; the protein is encoded by the coding sequence TTGACGCTAACACACCTTGATATTGAAGTCCTTTTGCAGCGTTGCCTTAATAAAGAACAGGCGGCGCAGTTAGAAGTTTACGATCGCTATTATAAAGCGATGTACAATACTTCACTGCGCATTGTCAAGGATAGCGCAGAGGCGGAAGATGTCATGCAGGAGTCATTCCTTATCGCTTTTACAAAGCTGGAAACATTTAAGGGTGAAGCAAGTTTTGGTAGTTGGCTCAAACGCATTGTTGTAAACACAAGTATCAGCGCCTATCGTAAAAAACTTCGCCTGGCGGAAGTACCGCTTGACAACAGCCTCTACAAACTGGAGGATGAACCTGCGGCAACGCCCTGCGACACCAGTGTATTAGAGGTGCAACAGGTAATGAATAGCATGAACGCGCTTAAGGAGAATTACCGTATTGTCCTCAGCCTCCACCTCATCGAAGGTTATGATTATAAAGAAGTAAGTGCCATTTTAAAAATAAGTTACGCCAATTGCAGAACGATGATATCCCGGGCAAAAGAAAGCCTGAGAAACAAACTGGCCACCAGCTAA
- a CDS encoding head GIN domain-containing protein — MKKLLFIFLAIGLSTAAHAQWGSKKVEGNGSMTQTTRELGSYDAVHVAGFFDVFLVAGEEGTVKLEGESNLLDHVITEVKGNVLRIEIEDRMNLQPSNNKTITVTVPFKELSEVNLSGSGDVVARDPIVISTFSTALSGSGDIILEVNATNVEANLRGSGDLTLKGTAQKVELDLRGSGDIHASDLSATDADASIAGSGDISLHCDGGKLKARITGSGDIEYSGKPSQEDSSVVGSGSISN; from the coding sequence ATGAAAAAATTACTATTTATTTTCCTTGCCATAGGACTTTCTACTGCGGCGCATGCACAATGGGGCTCAAAAAAAGTTGAAGGTAATGGCTCGATGACACAGACCACCCGTGAATTAGGCTCTTATGATGCCGTACATGTAGCAGGATTTTTTGATGTATTTCTTGTTGCCGGAGAAGAGGGAACCGTCAAACTGGAAGGTGAAAGCAACCTACTGGATCATGTTATTACCGAAGTAAAAGGAAATGTATTGCGCATAGAAATTGAAGACCGTATGAACCTCCAGCCCAGCAATAACAAAACAATTACGGTAACCGTCCCTTTTAAAGAACTCAGCGAAGTTAACCTATCGGGTTCTGGTGATGTGGTGGCCAGGGACCCTATTGTCATATCTACTTTTTCAACCGCATTATCAGGTAGCGGTGACATCATTCTTGAAGTAAACGCCACAAATGTTGAAGCAAACTTAAGGGGTTCTGGTGATCTTACGTTAAAAGGCACGGCGCAAAAAGTGGAATTAGACCTGCGCGGTAGCGGGGATATTCATGCCAGTGATCTAAGCGCCACTGATGCAGATGCGAGTATTGCGGGGTCTGGAGACATCAGTTTACATTGCGATGGCGGTAAATTAAAGGCCAGGATTACAGGATCTGGAGATATTGAATATTCGGGCAAACCTTCACAAGAAGATAGCAGCGTAGTGGGATCTGGAAGTATTTCAAATTGA
- a CDS encoding MFS transporter, with the protein MENLPKGDKKLLNAWAFYDWANSVYSLVIASAVFPIFYGALTVVRDDDGKIINDTVHFLGFDFNNDTLISYVTAAAFLMVSILSPLLSGIADYSGEKKGFMKFFCYLGALSCIGLFWFDMTYLWFGLLCYFLALIGFWASLVFYNSYLPDIAFPEQQDRISAKGFSMGYLGSVILLVICLVMILFYDTFGFESEDLPTRLSFVLTGLWWIGFSQYTYYYLPKGNTRQKVTKNVLFNGFRELRKIFTKIKANKSLRTYLSAFFMYSMAVQTIMLVAVYFGIEELDWGTSDSTIGLIVSILLIQLVAILGAWGAAKISARFGNIQTLIVINIVWVCICVYAYTITSPMQFYITAAFVGLVMGGVQSLSRSTYSKMIPEGEKDTASYFSFYDVSEKIGIVIGMSSYGFVAQLTGSIRYAILFFIVFFIAGLVLLFFVPRKRLRTE; encoded by the coding sequence ATGGAAAATCTGCCTAAAGGCGATAAGAAACTGCTCAACGCGTGGGCATTTTATGACTGGGCAAATTCTGTTTATAGTCTTGTGATCGCATCTGCGGTTTTCCCCATTTTTTATGGGGCACTTACCGTAGTGCGCGACGACGATGGAAAGATCATTAATGATACGGTACACTTTCTGGGTTTTGATTTTAACAACGATACGCTTATTAGTTACGTGACGGCAGCGGCTTTCCTGATGGTTTCCATATTAAGCCCATTATTGAGCGGTATTGCAGATTATTCTGGGGAAAAGAAAGGTTTTATGAAGTTTTTCTGCTATCTGGGAGCCTTGAGTTGCATCGGTCTTTTTTGGTTTGATATGACCTATTTATGGTTTGGATTGTTATGCTATTTTCTCGCATTGATAGGTTTCTGGGCCAGTTTGGTTTTTTATAATTCCTATTTGCCTGATATCGCTTTCCCAGAACAGCAGGATCGCATCAGTGCAAAAGGATTCTCAATGGGTTATTTAGGGAGTGTGATACTTCTGGTAATCTGCCTGGTAATGATTTTATTTTATGATACTTTCGGTTTTGAGAGTGAAGATCTGCCTACGCGATTATCTTTTGTACTTACCGGACTCTGGTGGATAGGTTTTAGCCAATACACGTATTATTATCTTCCTAAAGGGAATACAAGACAAAAAGTAACGAAAAACGTTCTTTTTAACGGATTTAGGGAACTACGAAAAATCTTTACTAAAATCAAGGCAAACAAATCCCTGCGAACGTATTTAAGCGCTTTTTTTATGTACAGTATGGCGGTGCAGACCATTATGCTCGTTGCGGTTTATTTTGGTATTGAAGAGTTGGACTGGGGTACGAGCGATAGCACCATTGGACTTATCGTGAGTATTTTATTGATCCAATTGGTCGCTATTTTAGGAGCCTGGGGCGCGGCAAAAATCTCGGCGCGATTTGGTAATATTCAGACGCTTATAGTGATCAATATTGTATGGGTTTGTATTTGTGTTTATGCCTATACCATAACGTCGCCCATGCAGTTTTATATCACTGCTGCTTTCGTGGGCCTGGTTATGGGCGGAGTACAATCCCTATCCCGTAGCACGTATTCTAAAATGATCCCAGAGGGCGAAAAAGACACCGCATCCTATTTTAGCTTTTATGACGTGTCCGAAAAAATAGGGATTGTCATTGGTATGAGCAGCTATGGTTTTGTGGCACAGCTTACCGGTAGCATTCGGTATGCGATCCTGTTTTTTATTGTCTTTTTTATTGCAGGATTGGTCCTGCTGTTTTTCGTCCCACGTAAAAGGTTAAGAACAGAATAA
- a CDS encoding M48 family metallopeptidase encodes MNKLVLIAALIFMASGCKTSPFTGKQTLNFVSNDELFPMSFQQYNQFLSENNVVTGTAESRMVKQVGEKIAVAAERYLTALGYPGYLKDYKWEYNLVKDDAANAFCMPGGKIVVYTGILPITGDEAGLAMVMGHELAHALANHGAQRMSASQVQQGVGLAGGLALGDSKSGQLFNQYYGTASQVGLMLPFSRKHESEADEIGTIIAAIAGYDPAEAAELWKRMQAKSGGQEPMEIMSTHPSSASRIQALTALVPRAKQEAAKFGVTTFKS; translated from the coding sequence ATGAATAAATTAGTACTTATAGCTGCCTTGATTTTTATGGCGAGTGGCTGTAAAACGAGTCCGTTTACGGGTAAGCAGACTCTAAATTTCGTTAGCAATGATGAGTTGTTCCCGATGTCTTTTCAACAGTACAATCAGTTTTTATCAGAAAATAACGTAGTTACTGGCACGGCAGAATCTCGTATGGTAAAACAAGTTGGAGAAAAAATCGCCGTTGCTGCAGAGCGTTATTTAACGGCACTGGGTTACCCTGGCTATCTCAAAGACTATAAATGGGAATACAACCTTGTAAAGGACGATGCGGCCAATGCATTCTGTATGCCTGGTGGCAAGATCGTAGTCTATACGGGTATTCTTCCCATAACGGGTGACGAAGCAGGACTTGCAATGGTGATGGGGCATGAACTGGCACACGCACTTGCAAATCATGGAGCCCAGCGTATGAGCGCTTCACAAGTGCAACAAGGTGTGGGCCTGGCCGGCGGCCTTGCTTTAGGTGATTCAAAAAGTGGGCAACTTTTTAATCAATACTACGGTACGGCGAGTCAGGTAGGCCTTATGCTTCCCTTTAGCCGAAAACATGAGTCAGAAGCAGATGAGATAGGTACAATCATAGCTGCCATCGCTGGTTATGATCCTGCGGAAGCGGCCGAATTGTGGAAGAGAATGCAAGCCAAATCTGGCGGGCAGGAACCTATGGAAATCATGAGCACGCACCCTTCTTCTGCTTCCAGGATACAAGCGCTCACGGCACTTGTACCAAGGGCAAAACAAGAAGCTGCCAAATTTGGCGTGACTACATTTAAAAGTTAG
- a CDS encoding glycoside hydrolase family 31 protein, translating into MIIDTELEQKGNEFPNAVVHMRKEVDTLFFETENKVILELTILRDSVIRFRYGTRGNLQEDFSYAIDRQEVRGGYNELAITEDEEFYIVTTSKLVVKIEKKSLQTHILDKNGTIINEDEIGFHYEESFLYGGNIVKMSKKVQAGEGFYGMGDKPMHTNLRGKRMQNWSTDSYAFAKDQDPIYKSVPFYIGLNQKQAYGIFFDNTFKSHFDFCQERLDVASFWAEGGEMNYYFIYGPSMSEVVQNYTHLTGKPDMPPLWTLGFQQCKWSYYPEARVKEITNTFRELKIPCDGIYLDIDYMEGFRCFTWNKEYFPDPKRMVKELADDGFKTIVIIDPGIKLDPDYWVYNEALENDYFCKRADGPPMIGKVWPGECAFPDYTNPDVREWWAGLFQELIEDIGVKGVWNDMNEPAVMEVPGKTFPDDVRHNYDGHPCSHRKAHNIYGTQMARATYEGVKRFIYPKRPFVITRSAYSGAQRYTSSWTGDNVATWEHLWVANIQVQRMCISGMSFTGTDIGGFAEQPTGELFARWIQLGVFHPFCRVHSSGHHGDQEPWAFGDEVTDISRKFIEIRYTLLPYLYTMFYDYSTKAVPMLKPLVYYDQEDTHTHYRTDEFIFGEKILVCPITEPNARGRRMYLARGRWYNFWDHSIVEGGKELWVDADIAFMPIFIKEGAMIPRYPVQQYVGEKSIEELVIETFYKEGIERSSVYEDAQDGYDYKKGRYSLREFKLTGKEQEVIIQQHKTGTFITDYEYLMLKFIGFPFEVKKIEIDNVAYNLNELDYDVEKKWLKVTKEFTEIHILG; encoded by the coding sequence ATGATCATAGATACAGAACTGGAACAAAAAGGTAATGAGTTTCCCAATGCGGTGGTGCACATGCGCAAAGAGGTGGACACTCTTTTTTTTGAGACAGAAAACAAGGTCATTCTTGAATTGACCATTCTTCGGGACAGTGTTATCCGCTTTCGTTATGGAACACGAGGGAACCTTCAAGAGGATTTTTCCTACGCTATTGACAGGCAGGAAGTTCGTGGAGGCTATAATGAACTTGCCATTACTGAAGATGAAGAATTCTATATCGTAACAACCTCAAAATTGGTTGTGAAGATTGAAAAAAAGAGCCTACAGACCCATATATTAGACAAAAATGGCACAATAATCAATGAGGACGAGATCGGTTTTCACTATGAAGAAAGTTTTCTTTATGGGGGGAATATTGTCAAAATGAGCAAAAAAGTGCAGGCCGGCGAAGGTTTTTACGGTATGGGCGATAAGCCTATGCACACAAACCTGCGCGGTAAGCGCATGCAAAACTGGTCTACGGATTCGTACGCTTTTGCAAAAGATCAGGATCCTATTTATAAATCTGTGCCGTTTTATATAGGACTGAACCAGAAACAAGCATACGGAATTTTCTTTGATAATACCTTTAAATCCCATTTTGATTTTTGTCAGGAGCGCCTGGATGTGGCCAGTTTCTGGGCAGAGGGCGGGGAAATGAATTACTATTTCATTTATGGCCCAAGCATGTCTGAAGTTGTTCAAAATTATACCCATCTTACCGGAAAACCAGATATGCCCCCATTATGGACGCTCGGTTTTCAGCAGTGCAAATGGAGTTATTATCCTGAAGCGCGGGTAAAGGAAATTACGAATACGTTCAGGGAATTAAAAATTCCATGTGATGGTATTTATCTAGATATTGATTATATGGAAGGGTTTAGGTGTTTTACCTGGAACAAGGAATATTTTCCCGATCCTAAACGTATGGTAAAAGAACTGGCAGATGACGGTTTCAAAACCATTGTCATTATTGATCCGGGAATTAAGTTAGATCCTGATTACTGGGTATATAACGAAGCTCTGGAAAATGATTATTTCTGTAAACGCGCTGATGGTCCCCCAATGATAGGAAAAGTCTGGCCAGGGGAATGCGCTTTTCCTGACTATACTAATCCTGATGTGCGTGAATGGTGGGCCGGTCTTTTTCAGGAACTTATAGAGGATATAGGGGTTAAGGGCGTATGGAATGATATGAATGAGCCCGCGGTCATGGAAGTACCGGGCAAAACCTTTCCTGATGATGTGCGCCATAATTATGATGGCCATCCCTGTAGTCATAGGAAAGCACACAATATTTACGGTACGCAAATGGCGCGGGCCACGTATGAAGGTGTTAAAAGATTTATTTATCCGAAAAGGCCTTTTGTAATTACACGTTCGGCTTATAGTGGCGCACAGCGCTATACTTCTTCCTGGACGGGAGACAATGTGGCTACCTGGGAACATCTTTGGGTAGCAAATATACAGGTACAACGTATGTGTATTTCCGGAATGTCTTTTACGGGAACAGATATAGGGGGATTTGCCGAGCAGCCTACGGGTGAACTTTTTGCGCGGTGGATTCAATTGGGCGTTTTTCATCCTTTCTGCCGGGTACATTCATCAGGTCATCATGGTGATCAGGAACCGTGGGCTTTTGGTGATGAGGTAACTGATATTTCAAGAAAATTTATTGAAATAAGGTATACTTTGCTTCCATATTTATACACCATGTTCTATGATTATTCCACAAAAGCGGTGCCCATGCTAAAGCCATTGGTCTATTATGATCAGGAGGATACGCACACGCACTATAGGACAGATGAATTTATTTTTGGCGAGAAAATACTGGTTTGCCCCATTACAGAACCCAATGCACGTGGCCGCCGCATGTATCTGGCACGTGGTCGCTGGTACAATTTCTGGGACCACAGCATTGTAGAGGGAGGTAAGGAATTGTGGGTAGATGCAGATATTGCGTTTATGCCCATCTTTATTAAAGAAGGTGCCATGATCCCCAGGTATCCCGTACAGCAATATGTAGGGGAGAAAAGCATTGAAGAACTGGTTATTGAAACCTTCTATAAAGAAGGTATAGAGCGCTCCAGCGTTTATGAAGATGCGCAGGACGGTTACGATTATAAAAAAGGAAGATATTCCCTAAGGGAATTCAAATTGACGGGTAAAGAGCAGGAAGTTATTATCCAGCAGCACAAGACAGGCACTTTTATTACGGATTATGAGTATTTAATGTTGAAATTTATTGGTTTTCCGTTTGAGGTAAAAAAGATAGAAATTGATAATGTGGCCTACAATTTGAATGAACTGGATTATGATGTAGAGAAAAAGTGGTTAAAAGTCACTAAAGAGTTTACCGAAATTCACATTTTGGGATAA
- the glgB gene encoding 1,4-alpha-glucan branching protein GlgB → MNNVQAYSLFTDFDIYLFKAGRHYQLYEKMGSHPMTVDGVEGTYFAVWAPSAQAVSVVGDFNFWLEGEHALKVRWDDSGIWEGFIPGIQAGTIYKYKIQSTVNGVKTEKADPYARRCEHPPKTASIVYKADYKWKDTKWLKNRKKKNDLDTPFSVYEVHLGSWKRRVEEDRSLSYTELSKELVDYMQEMQFTHVEFMPIMEYPYDPSWGYQLTGYFAPTSRFGFPEEFMLLVDKLHQAGIGVILDWVPSHFPEDKHGLGNFDGSHLYEHPDRKRGYHPDWKSLIFNYGRAEVRSFLISNALFWLEKYHIDGLRVDAVASMLYLDYSREEGEWEPNEFGGRENLEVISFLKEFNEAVYANYPDVQTIAEESTSFPQVSRPTFTGGLGFGMKWMMGWMHDTLYYFQKESIYRKHHQDDITFSLTYGFTENFMLPLSHDEVVYGKKSLLDRMPGDEWQRFANLRVLYGYMFTHPGTKLIFQGGEFGQSGEWNFQQSLDWHLLEYKAHSGIKETVTALNVLYKTQPALYEKQFSPDGFEWIELNDSENSVLTYLRKGHKDRDTLMIAVNFTPVPRYNYRIGMPATTFPKGKKAKQVFNSNELKFGGSGDHVIADVTIDESGWNGHANSITLDIPPLSVVVFSAK, encoded by the coding sequence ATGAATAATGTACAGGCATATAGCCTTTTTACAGATTTTGATATTTACCTTTTTAAAGCAGGAAGGCATTACCAACTTTATGAAAAAATGGGATCGCATCCCATGACCGTAGATGGCGTGGAAGGCACTTATTTTGCGGTATGGGCACCCAGTGCGCAAGCCGTATCCGTAGTTGGTGATTTTAATTTCTGGCTTGAAGGGGAACATGCACTTAAAGTTCGCTGGGATGATAGCGGCATCTGGGAAGGTTTTATTCCCGGGATACAGGCCGGTACCATTTATAAATATAAAATACAATCTACTGTAAATGGTGTAAAAACAGAAAAGGCAGATCCTTATGCGAGACGCTGTGAACATCCACCTAAAACAGCCTCGATAGTTTATAAGGCTGACTATAAATGGAAAGATACCAAATGGCTTAAAAACCGAAAGAAGAAAAATGACCTGGATACGCCGTTTTCGGTTTATGAAGTGCACTTGGGATCCTGGAAGAGGAGGGTGGAAGAAGACCGAAGCCTTAGCTATACGGAACTTTCAAAGGAACTGGTAGATTATATGCAGGAGATGCAATTTACCCATGTGGAATTTATGCCCATTATGGAATATCCCTACGATCCCAGTTGGGGCTATCAATTGACCGGTTATTTTGCACCCACATCGCGGTTTGGTTTTCCGGAAGAATTTATGCTGCTTGTGGATAAACTCCACCAGGCGGGGATAGGTGTAATCCTGGATTGGGTACCTTCCCACTTCCCAGAAGATAAGCATGGTCTGGGCAATTTTGACGGTTCCCATTTATACGAACATCCAGATAGAAAACGGGGTTACCACCCAGATTGGAAATCGCTGATCTTTAATTATGGCCGTGCGGAAGTGCGTTCGTTTTTGATCAGCAATGCGCTTTTTTGGTTAGAGAAATACCATATCGATGGGCTACGTGTAGATGCAGTGGCTTCTATGTTATATCTTGATTATTCGAGGGAAGAGGGCGAGTGGGAACCTAATGAATTCGGTGGTCGGGAAAACCTGGAAGTTATATCATTCTTAAAAGAATTCAATGAGGCGGTGTATGCAAATTATCCTGATGTGCAGACTATTGCCGAAGAATCTACCAGTTTTCCGCAGGTTTCACGACCTACATTTACAGGAGGTCTCGGGTTTGGGATGAAGTGGATGATGGGCTGGATGCACGATACGCTTTACTACTTTCAAAAAGAATCCATATATCGAAAACACCATCAGGATGATATAACATTCAGTCTTACCTACGGCTTTACCGAAAACTTTATGCTGCCGCTTTCCCATGATGAGGTTGTTTATGGCAAAAAATCGTTGCTAGACCGTATGCCGGGAGATGAGTGGCAGCGTTTTGCAAACTTGCGTGTGCTTTATGGTTATATGTTTACGCATCCCGGTACCAAGCTTATATTTCAAGGTGGAGAATTTGGACAGTCGGGCGAATGGAATTTTCAACAAAGTCTGGACTGGCATTTGTTGGAATATAAAGCGCATAGCGGAATAAAGGAAACCGTAACCGCCCTCAATGTTTTGTATAAAACGCAACCCGCGTTGTACGAGAAACAGTTCAGCCCTGATGGCTTTGAATGGATTGAGCTCAATGACTCTGAAAACTCGGTTTTGACCTATTTGAGAAAGGGCCACAAGGACAGGGATACATTGATGATAGCGGTCAATTTCACGCCGGTTCCACGTTACAATTATAGAATAGGTATGCCTGCTACTACTTTTCCAAAAGGTAAAAAAGCAAAACAGGTTTTCAACAGCAACGAACTAAAATTTGGCGGTAGCGGAGACCATGTAATAGCAGATGTAACGATAGATGAAAGTGGCTGGAATGGTCATGCCAATTCCATCACCCTGGATATTCCCCCCTTATCTGTTGTTGTATTTTCGGCAAAATAA